GAATCACCATATTAGGTGAGCACTCTAAATTTTGTATCGTGATCATGTGAATTAGTATTGATTATATTGTTAATGATCAAATGTCATTCAGAGCTACAATTTGTTAACTATTGTTTTCCTAcgtacttgactgttctattagagtagttgagggGTGATTTGGGTAACTGTTGCTTTGCCTATGTAATTTTTTGAAATgtgttacagtgaaacctgctTGTCTATTCCTGTTGCTTTTTGGGCCAAAATTTCCTGAGATCATCAAGCAGGTGGCTACACTAAGGAATTCACTTTGTATACTAGTGGCACTTTTGGGGTGgccaggtgaccttattatacagtgacctGGTTTGACTCTACTGAAATTATTATCTAGTGTAGACTAACAATGAAATGTGTGTTGTTGTCATTACATAGGTAGAGGAGTGAATGTTTCCAGAGAAGTTATAGTACTCAGCACCATTGTACTACCTCACAAGTCTCTAGTCCACAGCAAGAAGAACCAAATCATCTTATAAGACTGACTGCATCGATCATAATGAAATATTTACTATAACTGTCATAATTAATTTCAGATTCATTTACTGTAATCAGGGCTGGGTGGTGCCCCAGTACATAATTGGAAAATATTCGGTGTTtacaagtgactgttatattagagtggctgactgttctattaggatttctTGCAATAATTGAAAGCAGCAGGCACTTATCTCCTGTAGCAATCgcatgtttgtttgtggtaCGGTATAATTTTCAGGTCTCCAAAAAAGAGTTGTCAAAAACAATCTAATTTGTGAGagccataataataatatcacaaTATTATCATTTCACTGACATTCAGGTATCATTTCATTGGAATACCacagtattattataatacCCCTCAGCtctaactataataattatattgaataCTGCCTGTATTTAAGATTTGTACAAAATGGACCTAGTGTAGATATAAGTGTGTTTGAGGAATCTGTAGCATGGCAATGAGGTTGATGTAGGGTACATGTAAAAAATACAGTGAAATGTATTGCAATCATTTTTCCTGACCTCAACAGGTCACCTTGCATGCAAATCGCACATTCAGGTTGGCTAACTCAGGCTAAGTGACCTTATCAGGTAATGACCGGATTATCAAGTTGCACTATAGTTTCTACATATCACAGATCCCAAATTAGAACAGtaataatttacaataatttcAATCAGGTTGTGACAGAGTGCATATTATTTCTAACTTGCTTAAAATTCCTAGTAAAACAGTCAGAAATATAGAGCACTCATATAAATATGGCCCAATCTGACAAAACCAGGTTAATATAACCTTTTAATTGTCCAGATATCCAAGTTTGATGACTTATAACTAAATTTCCATGCCTAGTGTTGAAACTTTGCCACATAGTTACGAGTTGCTGCCTTATGAGTTGTCAAGCCATGCAGACTGTAAAGGCTATTATCTATTTGACTGGTTTAGTCAGACCGATTAACAAACTTTCATAACATCATGGTAagacagtactgtatgatgaaatgAAGAGCATAATATGTGGCACATGAATTATGCTTAGTTCTTTACATATGAGTTACACCAAATATTCTTTGTAATGATTTCTTGACTCTCAGTGAAGTCAGCCGAGCAGAAGGTTCACTGTACCAACACTCCTGTATGATCTTGGACACAGCAGACAACACCTACATACAAAAGAGTATGCACACCAAATGATGTATAGTGGACTGGTACAGTTTTACGTTAATCAAAGCCAAGAGATACtgtaatttgttttattttcgtgtaaaatattttcatatgatttacacgaatgactgttctattagagtagtttaatctaatgtaaaaattttcttggagctttgcatacgaaaattattttacaacacaaatcaCATAATTCGCACACTACCTCATGAGACTGCCAGTTATCAAGGATGGGTGGTCGATATTCTCCAATCACAACCAGTTTCTTCATCTGCTCCAGGCTTGGATCATGGACCACCCTCTCAGCATAAGGTAACTGGTACTCTGCTGCTCCACCTGTGGCAACATATTAAATTAAGAAAGTTTAAAGTATTTAGACATAGCTACATAGTTGTATAGTATATtggtctctgtgtgtgtgtgtgtgtgtgtgcgtgtgtgtgtgtgtgtgtgtgtgtgtacatgttaacTATTGCATACAATATAGTCTGTTTGTATTGTGTGTACAACATATCATGTACCAAAAACTTCACATCTCCTTGTAGCCTCCCATAGTACTAAAGCCAGTGAGTACATGTCAGCCTGCTTGAATGGTTCAAATTGGGTGATGTTGATCGTTCCATCCAGCACTTCTGGAGCCATGTATCTTATTGCCCCTACATAGAAAACATAATTTTTGTGTAACAGCACTGCAAACAGCAGTACCACATATCCAACCACACGTTTCTGTTAGATACAGTGCACGTACCAGCCATGGCCACTtgtgtatagaaaggccacttGTCTGAACTGTTCATAAGTGACTGAGAAATTGCACCAACCTCCTACCTACTACATAAGGCCATTACTGTGACCAGCTACAGTGGTCCCTAGGCCCTAGGTGTGTTCGGAAAAGTTCGGATAAACAAAGCCcatacatactctaatagaacatacactttagacaaaatactctaatagagcagtcacttctaCAATTCAGATAATCGGTGGCTAGATAGAGGAAGTACCACTGTGTTTAACAATTTCAAACAGGTCTCCGTATAGGATACAATGTAACAACACACCTTGCTTTGTATTGCTAGTTATTTCCAATATGTCTTTAGAAGTGTCAAGGCTAACAACAGCCAATCCAAAGTCAGCAATACAGCATGTGTTGTCATTTGCTTTAACCAAAATGTTACTACTCTTCAAGTCACGGTGGGCTATAGCTGGCTTGTAGATATTCCCAGTATTGAAGTCTTGATGAAGATAAGCCAGTCCAGTTGATATTGATACTAACATTTTACTCAGTTGATCCATTGTAATTGTATTATTAGACAGGTAGTCATGTAGTGACCTTTGAGGGTAGTAGTCAAACACCATCCACAGCTGAGCCTGTGTACCTAAGAGGCAATTTGAAAAATAACTTGTAGACAGAGTTGAGAGTTGATTATCCAAATGTTTGATAATCTGAACACCAAAGTGAATGGTGTTATTTTTgtcaaaaagtgtatgctttattgaACAAAGCTCTGAATATAAATCAATGGATGTTTGATTTTACATACTATTCAATTATACGAACACCCCTCCCCTCGTATTAGTTAGGGTAATCGACTCTCCACTGTATGAATAAATATTATGCATGTATAATAATACCAcccagttatccagacccctgTATGGGTATCTTTAACTCTGTGTATGACCCCCACAAATAAAATGACAATATGAGTAAAATTTCAACTACTCCAACTAAAATACCAACTACAAAGAGAAGTGATTTTGGTATTCAGTTAACCACACGTTTGTCTGATGAGTTTCTATGGTATACTCTGTAGACAAGTGCAAGCATACACTCTAACACTACATACATGATTAAGATGTAATGTATACAAACTTACATGTACAGAATATAGTTACATAATACAGCTAAACTATATAGAGAGATGTCACATCAAGAGGGCGAGCCTTCGTGAACTTAAAGGGATATACAGATGTTTCACATGGTAGGATATTATTTGCTGAACAATGCTGTTAAAGTCATGTTTGAATACAGGTGGATATTTACTTACTGTGCGGCCCTCAGGCGTCATAGTTAGAATCAGATATTGTgtatgtttattatttttatatatttTTACCGTTATACACTGGCAGGGAGAAAGATTAGCTGTAAAATTTTACTGGGGCTTGCTCAGGCTTACCCTCCAAAGTAAGTAGTACATTCTCTGACCTGTGTTCCATTGAACAGAGTCAACAAACTGCAAAATATTCTCATTTTCCAGCACAAATGTACTATATATCATTCTCTCCCTCTTCCAGGACTGCTCAATGGTAGTTGAGAATACTTTCACAGCAACACACTGTGAACCTCGCTTGCCAAGAAACACTTCACTGTAGTGACCCTTTCCTATACTCTCTATAAGTTGAATGTTCTGTGAAATTGTCTTGCTTTCTCCTGATCGTTTAGCATCAACCCCATTGCTTGAATGTGATGTTAGGTTCACTACAAAATAAGTGATGTCAAAGACAGGAAATGATTATCTTAATCCAACTAGGCAAGCTATcaattaataaattaataacATTGGAGAGTAACttttctaaaaatacttgtgatgaataacaacacacacatgtataattaCAATTCCTATAGATGAGAACATTAAATGGtgaaacctgttaatcaggacacttgaaaatgaggacacctggaCAGGTAagatcccaaagtatccctGAACATGTCAAAAACCAGGACACCTGGATAAACAGGACAATCCCAAAGTTGTTATTAATACATAGGCTTCACTATATACTCATAAAATTATACAAATTTAACACAATTCAATTACCACTTGGATCATCAAAACTTGCAACTTGCTGAGTGTGGTAACAACAACGTCTCTTATACAACAGAAAAACACTCGCAATGATGGTTACAGTTAGTACAACCACAAACAGTACAGTAACAATTGTGATAATGACTGTAATGTGACTCCTGTTGTCCTGTCCACCATCAGTAGCCTTGAGTGTGGCCTTGACTGTGGCCTTGACTGTGGCCTTGACTGTGGCCTTAGGTGTTGCAGTGATCATGGAAATATCCAATACATTATCACCTATTGGAAACAAATACTTTAAGAtcaacatatacatatatttgtGCTAACAATGTTACACAACATGGTGGAAGAAAAATTTGGTAAtaaacaaatacaaatacatgtgtgccccactgagcgaaaacccgacttgtttgcataattctgtttttgagatgaatgccattgaaatacatcgGGTTAAAAATGTGTGctacaaaaaataattttatgcacatTTAATTGCTTTGGTAATCAGTGAAAAAAGACATGAATTGAAATATCTAGTACATCAATCACTAGATTCACCTTTTCATGGtcagtaagaatatctttgctTGGTTTCTGTATGGTGAAGCAAATGtgagttacatgtgtttgtttatgctGTAAGTTTATCATCACTATTTCTAAGCTTCTTGCTCAATGGCATGGGTGTATATAGGTCAGTTAAAAAACCCAGTTAATGGTGAACGCAATGACACAAGTCCAAACTCTGTCTGTAGTACTCATGATTTATGATCGATTAAATGAGAGTGCCTATAATTCATTTTCCTTTTCCATATAGGCGTTGTACAAATCAGCTTTGATTACAAAGGGAGGCCCCTTGTGATTTTCTGATAGTAAAttgcaaagatcgagatatactctaatagagcagtcaattactctaataaagcaatcacagtattcagagaggCAGCGTAGCAAACTATGAATTTTTATGTGTTTATCAGTGATACATACAATGTAATTTTTGGTGGAGGGTAACCATTCTTAGCAGATAtcattttttttgctcttcaacaccATGCCCTACCAAACCGAGAGTCTAGAgccccctatctaaaaatattttggctttcactcagtgggtcacatacgAGTGGTCGTAGTAAGTGCTGATATGTGTGTAGTTGAGATGTCTCATTTTGAGCTTTGATATATGCCAGCTCATCACATGATTGCTACTGTGGGCCTGTCACATGTCAAGATGTCTAGAAcactaaatataatattattgctggAACCATGCTACTGTATCCAATAAGTTGGACAGCTTAGCTAAAGTGATGCATACAGGGATGTGTAATATTAATCGGAATTAGGGATCTGCTAATTATGCAATAGGTGgttagaataataatataatttttGGACACTTGTTATTCCCAAACTTATTCATTAGAGCAATGTCACATACACAGCCTAACTTGtatacacgcacgcacacatacacacacacacacaaaaagcaaacCATGTGAGACATagctattgccgcccagtgaaccagcactaggatgcctgtgcaccactcaggcacttgagccttgtgcaggcaaatcctcctggggcagggttAGTGACCCGCaagaggactgtccaggtctcatggagagaggtcgtGTAAAGTcccacaacaaccccaacaccaccaagtgagacaaggacagttgggaatttgcttccccagtttacaccaggtacccattgatgttacaactgggtgggctgcttcccagtTGAcacaggtccccatttaaacagctgggtagactggagcaatgtgagcaaagtttcttgctcaaggaaataaCAACACCGAAGTGACTCAACCAGAAATCAAACCTGggacctttcaattaccaggctgatgccctagccacttggctatgctgcctcacacacacaataacatacacacacacacacacagagacacacacacagacacacacacacacacacacacacaataacatacacacacacacacacacagacacacacacacacacacacacacaataacatacacacacacaataacatacacacatacaaacaaagTGTACTGACACACATACCTAAGTTTGATCTGACAAACCATTCCAACAAGGTGTCATTTGTATTGCACATCCTTGTTCTACAACAAAGTGCTGCTTCAATTAATACATCATTTCCATGCAATTCCATATGAGAAAAATCACATGCTGGAACAAGTTCACCAAAACACAGTTGCGTATCCACTGTTACAACACTATTATTGTACGTCACTAATCGTAGACACGCCGTATCAGTTATACAAGTGCTAGTTGTAGCATTGCATAGATGGTGATCATAGTTGCATCCGCACTCAATCTGAGCTATATATAATTTACATGAATATATAATTATTCATTGTAAAACCATTATGCTAGCACATACATTCACCTTTTACTACTCAAAAACTGctagtatttttttttttgctaaacaAACATTACTGCTGGTCAGCAGGAAATGGGTCACAACCAATTATCAGCACTTCAATATACTAATGAAAATTTGGTGAGATGATGAGTCAAAGCAAGCTTTATTCACCAATTAGttttatattatttaatattaCTAGCTGCATGATAACTTCACCAAACTTTCATCTGTCAACCCTACTTCTGATGTTAATTTGCCAAACTTCAGTCACACCAAACTTTTGTCATATTCGGTATTAGCATTTATCTTAGCTATAAATAATAAATGGTTTACATTAAGGTGAATTAAAAACTTTTAAAGTTAGTGAATTACTCCCACCATCAAagcaattttattaattatctcTTTTATACTAAATCTACCATCACACAGTATGGTATTACTGTATAATAGGCATCATGGAGTTTTGGGCTTCCTTGCCATTCATAATCACCCAAATAACCCgtacagcctcacttttcctactaaacagtttggcagtattggtaagtATAAGCCCTTGGAGCTACCACAAAattttccaacaagtttctatggaatttaactGAACTTTccactaactgactaactgattcaTAACTCAACAATGCATAAGGCTATGGCCTTCACTTTTTCAACATTTGACTTTCCAAGATGTGCATTTTTGCCAGTACAATACACTCATcacagttcttttcactgacaatgcataATTTATGGtattgcacaagtgttctgcctattatgctagcagcTTTCAGCAACCTATTAtgttcattattatgccagcataattggcgggtccctactaGACAAATAAGTGCACTAGCTGTTATAGTATTCAACATAATAATATACAGttcaataatactgtatagtaggaatcgTGCATGGAGGTTAGGATTTTCTTGCCCAAACATACTACCTGAAAACCAGTCTCACTtctccttcataacagcttgctAGTATAGGataggtataaccaaacccatAAATGTCTACaaagtgaccccaaacccttccaacaagtttataatttatttaactgaattttctgtttactactgactgactgatgcctccagccaagcataactaaaactatacaggtttgatttcttcactgttcaacattgcttacCTTTTCGACAGCCACAGCTGCTACAAATGCAAGCATCATTTACTTTTCCCATTTTTTCCCACTGTTGTAAAGGTGCTGATTTCTGGTAATCATCCATAATTTGCATAGTGATGAGAGATGTTTCTCATAaggttctttgtttgtaatattTCATTACAATAGGTAGTAAGAACACAAAGTGGCATGGCGGTTCGCttatcagtaattgatagtcagggcacGTTTAATcacaatttctgtagtgactggattgattgtagaggcatTTCTTGCACAGTtcacatgtttctgactcccggtattcacaggctttaagttTTCTCACAGATCCTTAGTGGGATAGTGCATGCAATGTCTGAGCATTGGAGGATTATGTAAAGTTCATACTGTAGGTAGCTACAGTTCTAAGGAACATGAATCCTTACAAAGAGATAACCGTTTGTCTGATGTTAAAGGAGTTCAGGATGGTACAATGTACTTAAGCTTCTTTAGTCAACAGCCATTAGTTTGCTTActtatttttccttacacttgtttgttgtaTTGTTATAAAATTTGACGCAGCCAAAGCAATACTAGGAATCACAAAAATtaaaagcaaggaaacaagggagctGCAactatactaatggacatttatatCCAACTTCAGTCATGGTACATTTTTTTGTTTACTTCGTAAGTTCTGACTGGTAAACCATGCATACCATGTCAAAAGAATGAATGGTACCGACTAGACATAATGTGCACGCCGACTATCAGTTATTAGAAAGCAAGCATGGATGCCatttcacttcattttcagaTTTCTTCCACCTGTTATGCATCTTTAACTACAACATGAAGAATTCAGAAAAACTTCCCAAGAACCAGTGGTGACTTATTAGAAAAGGAAAAGTTAATATGATATTCAAAGGCATGTATGTACCTTTAAGAACATAAAATTTGGATTCTGAGAAACCATAAACAGCAAAAAATAAAAGAGCAAAAAAGGGCCCCAAATGATTAATAAACAGCCCTCTTTGGGTATATAAATTTGACTTCAATTATGTCTTGCACATTAAATTCTAGCTATTCTTAGACAGGCTGATGTCTATGTAATTACTGCACAGTGAATTATATTCATGCACAGTACAGATACAGCTACAGTAGCAGCTGGCAAAAACCTTCATATAACTCGAAGTCATTAGTACATCAAAACATTTATAAGAATGTATGTTAGTTACCGTTTGGACAATAACTAACATACCATCCAGTAAGCTGTTTATTGGAGCTCAAAGAATAGTGTTGAAAACAAGACTACAGCAGTTTGAAGTCAGTTATAATCTTAGTTATTGACTTAATTGTTATTTCCTTCACCTAATACAGTTattctatatagctacatattctCACCTGACCATTCACACATATGACTGACCATACACTAGCTATCTATACCACTGTCCTAAAATTTACATATAATCAGTTACAGATGACATCTCTCATCTTTCCTAGAACTGTAACAACTGTGTATACCACGCTTCCTGTAGTTGTATGGATTCTATTTAGACCACACTTCATGTAGTTGTATGGATTCTGTTTAGACTGGTCACCAAACCAAGTTACCTGTCCAGTAATTACTTTAATTCAAAAACAAGTAACGTGAGCTCATTTAGCAGCTGTGAATGTCCTATTGCAACTATATAGCCTGATAGGGAGTGTAACATTTATAGCTACACGAACTCTCCAGTCATAAAGTTCGTTG
This portion of the Dysidea avara chromosome 12, odDysAvar1.4, whole genome shotgun sequence genome encodes:
- the LOC136240525 gene encoding TGF-beta receptor type-1-like yields the protein MTALTEMITIGRKVVSLIITTTCVILGIIPASLAQIECGCNYDHHLCNATTSTCITDTACLRLVTYNNSVVTVDTQLCFGELVPACDFSHMELHGNDVLIEAALCCRTRMCNTNDTLLEWFVRSNLGDNVLDISMITATPKATVKATVKATVKATLKATDGGQDNRSHITVIITIVTVLFVVVLTVTIIASVFLLYKRRCCYHTQQVASFDDPSVNLTSHSSNGVDAKRSGESKTISQNIQLIESIGKGHYSEVFLGKRGSQCVAVKVFSTTIEQSWKRERMIYSTFVLENENILQFVDSVQWNTGTQAQLWMVFDYYPQRSLHDYLSNNTITMDQLSKMLVSISTGLAYLHQDFNTGNIYKPAIAHRDLKSSNILVKANDNTCCIADFGLAVVSLDTSKDILEITSNTKQGAIRYMAPEVLDGTINITQFEPFKQADMYSLALVLWEATRRCEVFGGAAEYQLPYAERVVHDPSLEQMKKLVVIGEYRPPILDNWQSHEVLSAVSKIIQECWYSEPSARLTSLRVKKSLQRIFGVTHM